One genomic region from Anabaena sp. PCC 7108 encodes:
- a CDS encoding two-component regulator propeller domain-containing protein, with the protein MSALLGLIALPSMVTPATAQNVDNSSNTDINPSLNQPSSTSTYPAAPPPKRIDPLPNERDVLEREVETDYRVSNLLGDFAGNLWVGSWRGLSRIDPNTGNIIARISLPNIAIGSLAQDKVGRLWVGNYEGLTRVDPRTNEITAQNLLLPSKRVLSLLIDKRGYLWTGTDSGLVLISPDQGLVMTTVKNLPGVSANAMTLDADGQLWVGTLDGLVRVNTASGLIMKRIGSLPGSTVQTLAISPEGLIWAGMPNNLLVINPKNGIVLRSVTPLRGRNVTSIRFAQDGSVWVGSTNGLLRLNPNTGALLDRVAGLPSSRVLTLAPDIGNKLWVGTSEGLAWLMPTMDQARPHFGFGRFVK; encoded by the coding sequence ATGTCCGCCTTGCTGGGATTAATAGCTTTACCAAGCATGGTAACACCAGCTACAGCCCAAAATGTTGATAATAGTAGTAATACAGACATAAATCCCAGTCTCAATCAACCGAGTTCTACCTCCACTTATCCAGCCGCACCACCCCCAAAGCGAATAGATCCCTTACCTAATGAGCGGGACGTGCTAGAAAGGGAAGTAGAAACTGATTATCGTGTTAGTAACTTACTAGGAGATTTTGCTGGTAATCTTTGGGTAGGTTCTTGGCGGGGTTTATCGCGCATTGACCCGAATACGGGTAATATTATTGCTCGCATTAGTTTACCAAATATTGCTATTGGTTCTTTAGCTCAAGATAAAGTCGGTCGTTTGTGGGTGGGAAATTATGAAGGTTTAACACGAGTTGATCCTCGCACGAATGAAATTACAGCCCAAAATTTATTACTACCTTCCAAGCGGGTATTATCGCTATTAATTGATAAACGTGGTTATTTATGGACAGGAACTGATAGTGGTTTAGTTCTAATTAGTCCTGACCAAGGTTTGGTGATGACAACAGTTAAAAATTTACCTGGTGTTAGCGCCAATGCTATGACTTTAGATGCTGATGGTCAACTTTGGGTTGGGACTTTGGATGGATTAGTGCGGGTGAATACTGCCAGTGGTTTGATTATGAAGCGAATCGGCAGTTTACCAGGATCAACTGTGCAAACTTTAGCTATCAGTCCGGAAGGGTTAATCTGGGCAGGAATGCCGAATAATTTGTTAGTAATTAACCCTAAAAATGGAATTGTGCTGAGGTCTGTAACTCCTTTGCGGGGACGAAATGTAACTTCAATTCGCTTTGCTCAAGATGGTAGCGTGTGGGTTGGGAGTACCAATGGGTTGTTAAGATTAAATCCAAATACAGGAGCTTTGTTAGATCGAGTTGCTGGACTTCCTTCTAGTCGGGTTTTGACCCTTGCACCTGATATCGGCAATAAATTGTGGGTGGGAACCAGTGAGGGGCTGGCTTGGTTAATGCCTACAATGGATCAGGCGCGACCTCATTTCGGTTTTGGTCGGTTTGTAAAGTAG
- a CDS encoding WD40 repeat domain-containing protein, whose amino-acid sequence MGNIATKLAAKPAEFKSLFLGQFPEQHLKAGNSDKYYQTLTDFDFISLKIEYPKFGIEALTRDYLLVKEPEKLENLAHDKQLTLEQIKTLKIIQQTLELSSHVVNQDSNQLVGQLWGRLQSCQQRDIQQILADAAQSKSKIPRLCPITASLTTPGGNLLRTLTGHNSYVQAVAITPDGKKAVSGSNDDTLKVWDLETGKELSTFIGESSIFCCAVSPNGLTIVVGEQSGRLHFLRLEGGDI is encoded by the coding sequence ATGGGAAATATCGCTACTAAATTAGCAGCAAAACCAGCAGAGTTTAAAAGTTTGTTTCTGGGACAGTTCCCTGAACAACATTTAAAAGCAGGTAACTCAGATAAATATTATCAAACTCTCACCGATTTTGATTTTATTTCTCTAAAAATTGAATATCCTAAATTTGGAATAGAAGCTTTAACAAGAGATTATTTATTAGTTAAAGAGCCTGAAAAATTAGAAAACTTAGCACATGATAAACAATTAACACTAGAACAAATCAAAACCCTAAAAATAATTCAACAGACTCTAGAGTTATCCTCCCATGTGGTGAATCAGGACTCAAATCAATTAGTAGGACAATTATGGGGAAGATTGCAGAGTTGTCAACAGCGAGACATTCAGCAAATATTAGCAGATGCAGCACAAAGTAAAAGTAAAATTCCGCGATTATGTCCGATTACAGCCAGTTTAACTACTCCAGGTGGAAACTTACTGCGTACCCTGACAGGTCATAACTCCTATGTACAAGCAGTAGCAATTACCCCCGATGGCAAAAAAGCCGTTTCTGGTTCAAATGACGACACCCTGAAAGTGTGGGATTTGGAGACAGGAAAGGAACTCTCTACTTTTATTGGTGAAAGTTCTATATTTTGCTGTGCAGTTTCTCCCAATGGGTTAACAATTGTCGTAGGAGAACAATCAGGACGGCTTCATTTCCTGCGCTTGGAGGGAGGGGATATATAA
- a CDS encoding form I ribulose bisphosphate carboxylase large subunit — MSYAQTKTQAKSGYQAGVKDYRLTYYTPDYTPKDTDLLAAFRMTPQPGVPPEEAGAAVAAESSTGTWTTVWTDLLTDLDRYKGRCYDIEPVPGEDNQYICYVAYPLDLFEEGSVTNVLTSIVGNVFGFKALRALRLEDIRFPVAYIKTFQGPPHGIQVERDKLNKYGRPLLGCTIKPKLGLSAKNYGRAVYECLRGGLDFTKDDENINSAPFQRWRDRFLFVAEAINKAQAETGEIKGHYLNVTAPTCEQMLQRAEYAKELKMPIIMHDYLTAGFTANTTLSRWCRDNGILLHIHRAMHAVIDRQKNHGIHFRVLAKALRLSGGDHIHTGTVVGKLEGERGITMGFVDLLRENYVEQDKSRGIYFTQDWASLPGVMAVASGGIHVWHMPALVEIFGDDSVLQFGGGTLGHPWGNAPGATANRVALEAVVQARNEGRNLAREGNDIIREAAKWSPELAVACELWKEIKFEFEAMDTV, encoded by the coding sequence ATGTCTTACGCTCAAACGAAAACTCAGGCCAAATCTGGGTACCAAGCTGGGGTTAAAGATTACAGACTAACTTATTACACACCTGATTACACTCCTAAAGATACAGATTTATTAGCAGCATTCCGGATGACTCCCCAACCCGGAGTTCCTCCCGAAGAAGCTGGTGCGGCTGTAGCTGCTGAGTCTTCCACTGGTACTTGGACAACAGTTTGGACAGACTTGTTAACCGACCTAGATCGCTACAAAGGTCGTTGCTACGATATCGAACCAGTTCCTGGTGAAGACAACCAGTACATCTGTTACGTTGCTTATCCTTTGGATCTGTTTGAAGAAGGTTCTGTAACCAACGTATTGACCTCTATTGTTGGTAACGTATTTGGTTTCAAAGCTTTACGGGCGTTACGTTTGGAAGACATTCGTTTCCCTGTAGCTTACATCAAAACGTTCCAAGGACCTCCTCACGGTATTCAAGTTGAACGTGACAAGTTGAACAAATACGGTCGTCCTCTGTTGGGTTGTACAATTAAGCCCAAATTAGGTCTTTCCGCTAAGAACTATGGTCGTGCTGTATACGAGTGTTTACGTGGTGGTTTGGACTTCACCAAAGACGACGAAAACATCAACTCTGCTCCATTCCAAAGATGGCGCGATCGCTTCTTGTTCGTAGCTGAAGCTATCAACAAAGCACAAGCAGAAACCGGCGAAATCAAGGGTCACTACCTGAACGTTACCGCTCCCACCTGCGAACAAATGTTGCAACGGGCTGAGTACGCTAAAGAACTCAAAATGCCCATCATCATGCATGATTACCTAACCGCAGGTTTCACAGCTAACACCACATTGTCTCGTTGGTGTCGTGATAACGGTATTCTGTTGCACATTCACCGTGCTATGCACGCTGTAATTGACCGTCAGAAGAACCACGGTATCCACTTCCGCGTATTAGCTAAAGCTCTTCGCTTGTCTGGTGGTGATCACATCCACACTGGTACAGTAGTTGGTAAGTTGGAAGGTGAACGTGGTATCACAATGGGCTTCGTTGACCTATTGCGTGAAAACTACGTTGAGCAAGACAAGTCTCGCGGTATTTACTTTACCCAAGACTGGGCTTCTCTACCTGGTGTAATGGCAGTTGCTTCCGGTGGTATCCACGTATGGCATATGCCCGCGTTGGTAGAAATCTTTGGTGATGACTCCGTACTACAATTCGGTGGTGGTACTTTGGGACACCCCTGGGGTAACGCTCCTGGTGCTACCGCTAACCGCGTAGCTTTAGAAGCAGTTGTTCAAGCTCGTAACGAAGGCCGTAACTTGGCTCGTGAAGGTAACGATATTATCCGCGAAGCTGCTAAGTGGTCTCCTGAGTTGGCTGTTGCTTGCGAACTGTGGAAAGAAATTAAGTTCGAGTTTGAAGCAATGGATACCGTCTGA
- a CDS encoding chaperonin family protein RbcX, which produces MDLKQIAKETAKTLQSYLTYQALRIVLAQLGETNPPLAHWLQNFSAGKIQDGEAYIEELFQEKSDLALRIMTVREHIVEEVTDFLPEMVRTGIQQANMEQRRQHLERITQLNLSNPSPTTERQIISDANLDNLSN; this is translated from the coding sequence ATGGATCTAAAGCAAATTGCGAAAGAAACAGCCAAAACTCTCCAAAGCTACCTGACTTATCAGGCGTTAAGGATTGTATTGGCACAGCTAGGCGAAACAAATCCTCCTTTAGCACATTGGTTGCAAAACTTTTCCGCTGGCAAAATCCAAGACGGAGAAGCATATATTGAGGAACTGTTTCAGGAAAAGTCAGATTTGGCCTTGCGGATTATGACTGTCAGGGAACACATAGTGGAAGAAGTGACAGATTTCTTACCAGAAATGGTTCGGACTGGCATTCAGCAAGCCAACATGGAACAGCGTCGCCAGCATCTCGAACGCATCACGCAACTAAATTTATCAAATCCCAGCCCAACAACTGAAAGACAGATAATATCTGATGCTAATTTGGATAATTTATCCAATTAG
- a CDS encoding ribulose bisphosphate carboxylase small subunit: MQTLPKERRYETLSYLPPLSDAQIAKQVQYIITQGFIPAIEFNETSEPTELYWTMWKLPLFGAKTAQEVLSEVQGCRSQYGNCYIRVVGFDNIKQCQVMSFLVHKPSRY, from the coding sequence ATGCAAACTTTACCTAAAGAGCGTCGTTACGAAACCCTTTCTTATCTTCCCCCTTTGTCTGACGCGCAAATTGCCAAGCAAGTTCAGTACATCATCACACAAGGTTTCATTCCTGCAATCGAATTCAACGAAACTTCTGAACCTACAGAACTTTATTGGACAATGTGGAAATTGCCTTTGTTCGGCGCTAAAACTGCTCAAGAAGTATTGAGCGAAGTTCAAGGTTGCCGTTCTCAGTATGGTAACTGCTACATCCGTGTTGTTGGTTTTGACAACATTAAGCAGTGTCAAGTTATGAGCTTCTTGGTTCACAAACCCAGCAGATACTAA
- a CDS encoding GDSL-type esterase/lipase family protein has product MSLKYPLQEVRICFVGESFVNGTGDPECLGWTGRVCVNANKKGHDITYYNLGVRRETSNELRNRWLREVSYRLPKEYDGRVVFSFGANDTTIENGKTRVDFEESIVNIQQILGEAKQLYPVLMLSTAPCGDQAQNQRIADLSQRFAVVCQELNIPYLDVFSKLINSNIWLEEAKNYDGAHPRSAGYAEFAEIVDNWDAWLNWFSLT; this is encoded by the coding sequence ATGTCTTTAAAATATCCACTCCAAGAAGTGAGAATTTGTTTTGTTGGTGAATCATTTGTTAACGGTACAGGTGATCCTGAATGTCTGGGTTGGACAGGTAGAGTATGTGTTAATGCTAATAAAAAAGGTCATGATATTACTTACTATAATTTAGGAGTGCGGCGAGAAACGAGTAATGAACTCAGAAATCGCTGGTTAAGAGAAGTCTCTTATCGTTTACCAAAGGAATATGACGGTAGGGTAGTATTTTCTTTTGGTGCAAATGACACTACTATCGAAAATGGTAAAACTCGTGTTGATTTTGAAGAATCAATTGTTAATATTCAGCAAATTTTAGGTGAAGCAAAACAGTTATATCCAGTTTTAATGTTAAGTACAGCACCCTGTGGAGATCAAGCACAAAATCAGAGAATTGCAGATTTATCTCAAAGATTTGCTGTGGTATGTCAGGAGTTAAACATACCCTATTTAGATGTTTTTTCTAAATTAATAAATTCAAATATTTGGCTAGAGGAAGCAAAAAATTATGATGGCGCTCATCCTAGAAGCGCAGGTTACGCAGAATTTGCCGAAATTGTAGATAATTGGGATGCTTGGTTAAATTGGTTTTCTCTAACTTAA
- a CDS encoding helix-turn-helix domain-containing protein codes for MKAEADNHSLSRPTCEVESTIKVIGGRWKVLIIRELISGEKRFGELQRGLPGITQKMLTQQLREMEEDRIIHREIYAQIPPKVEYSLTPIGESLKPILYAMHEWAIQNLSHIHQD; via the coding sequence ATGAAAGCAGAAGCAGACAACCATAGTCTAAGTAGGCCGACTTGTGAAGTAGAAAGCACCATTAAGGTAATCGGTGGACGCTGGAAAGTCTTAATTATTAGAGAATTAATTTCAGGTGAGAAACGATTTGGCGAATTACAGCGAGGTTTACCGGGAATTACCCAAAAAATGCTCACACAGCAACTCAGAGAAATGGAAGAAGATCGCATTATACATCGAGAAATATATGCACAAATCCCCCCTAAGGTAGAATATTCTCTGACACCTATAGGAGAAAGTCTCAAACCAATTCTCTATGCGATGCATGAATGGGCTATTCAGAATTTATCTCATATTCATCAAGATTAA
- a CDS encoding CDGSH iron-sulfur domain-containing protein produces the protein MNQPVIADKKPAVLELEAGTYYWCTCGQSKNQPFCDGGHKGSEFTPQAFELTENKKVALCQCKYTANSPFCDGAHAKL, from the coding sequence ATGAATCAACCTGTAATTGCTGATAAAAAACCTGCGGTTTTAGAACTAGAAGCTGGTACTTATTACTGGTGTACCTGTGGACAATCAAAAAATCAGCCTTTCTGTGATGGTGGTCATAAAGGTAGCGAATTTACACCTCAAGCATTTGAATTAACTGAAAACAAAAAGGTGGCATTGTGCCAATGTAAATATACTGCGAATTCTCCTTTTTGTGATGGCGCTCACGCTAAACTTTAA
- a CDS encoding glycoside hydrolase: MSHPLYVAFIWHQHQPLYKSPGSSSSVLDSQHYRLPWVRLHGTKDYLDLILLLEKYPKLHQTVNLVPSLILQLEDYIAGTALDPYLTASLTPVEKLTTEQREFIIQHFFDANHHTLIDPHPRYAELYCQRQEKGKNWCLANWELPDYGDLLAWHNLAWIDPLFWDDPEIAAWLQQGRNFTLSDRQRIYSKQRQILSRIIPQHRKMQDSGQLEVTTTPYTHPILPLLADTNSGRVAVPNMILPDQRFQWVEDIPRHLQKSWDLYHDRFGQNPRGLWPSEQSVSPEILPYIVKQGFNWICSDEAVLGWTLRHFFHRDGAGNVQQPELLYRPYRLQTPAGDLSIVFRDHRLSDLIGFTYGAMPPKQATADLVGHLQAIAKMQRDNPSDQPWLVTIALDGENCWEFYPQDGKPFLETLYQSLSDEPHIKLVTVSEFLDKFPPTATIPGEQLHSGSWVDGSFTTWIGDPAKNRAWDYLTQARQVLANHPEATEENNPAAWEALYAAEGSDWFWWFGEGHSSNQDAIFDQLFREHLYGIYKALNEPIPGYLRKAVESHEARIDHRPAGFIHPVIDGKGDEQDWDKAGRIEVGGARGTMHNSSLIQRLWYGVDHLNFYVRIDFKSGVAPGKGLPTELNLLWYYPDKTMVNSPIPLAEVPDIAPVNYLYHHHLEINLLTQSIQFREAGDNYQWHPRASRAQAALNNCLEVAIPWADLQVPPDYPLRLILALADEGCFHSYLPENTLIPIEVP; the protein is encoded by the coding sequence ATGTCCCATCCCCTGTACGTCGCTTTTATCTGGCATCAACATCAGCCACTGTACAAGTCTCCTGGTAGTAGCAGTTCAGTTTTAGATAGCCAACATTACCGTCTACCTTGGGTACGGTTACATGGTACTAAGGATTATTTAGATTTAATATTACTGCTAGAGAAGTATCCCAAGTTACACCAAACGGTGAATTTAGTACCATCTTTAATATTACAACTGGAAGATTATATTGCTGGTACTGCGCTTGATCCTTACCTCACAGCCAGTTTGACACCTGTGGAAAAGTTAACCACAGAACAACGGGAATTTATTATACAACATTTTTTTGATGCTAATCACCACACTCTTATAGATCCCCATCCTCGCTACGCCGAGTTGTATTGTCAAAGGCAGGAAAAGGGAAAAAATTGGTGTTTAGCAAATTGGGAATTGCCAGATTATGGAGATTTACTAGCTTGGCATAATCTGGCTTGGATTGACCCACTATTTTGGGATGACCCGGAAATTGCAGCTTGGTTGCAACAGGGACGGAATTTTACTTTAAGCGATCGCCAACGCATTTATTCTAAACAACGCCAAATCCTCAGCCGCATTATTCCCCAACACCGGAAAATGCAGGACTCAGGGCAGCTAGAAGTCACGACTACTCCATACACTCACCCGATTTTACCCTTATTAGCTGATACTAATTCTGGGCGGGTAGCAGTGCCAAATATGATATTACCTGACCAGCGCTTTCAGTGGGTGGAAGATATTCCTCGTCATTTGCAGAAATCCTGGGATTTATATCACGACCGGTTTGGGCAAAATCCTCGTGGTTTGTGGCCTTCTGAACAGTCAGTTAGCCCAGAAATTCTACCGTACATTGTTAAACAGGGATTTAATTGGATTTGCTCAGATGAAGCCGTCCTAGGTTGGACGCTGAGACATTTTTTCCATCGGGATGGGGCGGGAAATGTACAGCAACCAGAACTGCTTTATCGTCCTTATCGTTTGCAAACTCCAGCAGGTGATTTATCCATAGTATTCCGCGACCATAGATTATCAGATTTGATTGGTTTTACCTATGGGGCGATGCCGCCAAAACAGGCTACGGCGGATTTAGTGGGACATTTGCAAGCGATCGCTAAAATGCAAAGAGACAACCCCAGTGACCAACCTTGGTTAGTCACCATCGCTTTAGATGGTGAAAATTGCTGGGAATTTTATCCCCAAGACGGTAAACCTTTCCTAGAAACCTTATATCAAAGCTTAAGTGACGAACCTCATATCAAACTTGTCACCGTCTCCGAATTCCTAGACAAGTTTCCCCCCACAGCCACCATCCCCGGAGAACAACTACACAGCGGTTCTTGGGTAGATGGCAGTTTCACCACCTGGATCGGTGATCCAGCCAAAAATCGCGCTTGGGACTACCTAACGCAAGCTAGACAAGTCCTAGCCAATCATCCCGAAGCGACTGAAGAAAACAACCCCGCAGCCTGGGAAGCCTTATATGCTGCCGAAGGTTCCGACTGGTTTTGGTGGTTTGGCGAAGGACATTCATCAAATCAAGATGCCATTTTTGATCAATTATTTCGAGAGCATCTGTATGGTATTTATAAAGCCTTAAATGAACCCATACCTGGCTATTTAAGAAAAGCCGTAGAATCGCATGAAGCACGAATCGACCATCGACCAGCAGGATTTATTCATCCAGTTATTGATGGTAAAGGTGATGAACAAGACTGGGACAAAGCCGGACGGATAGAAGTTGGCGGTGCAAGGGGAACAATGCACAACAGCAGCCTGATCCAGCGACTTTGGTATGGAGTAGATCACCTAAATTTTTATGTGCGAATAGATTTTAAAAGTGGCGTTGCACCAGGAAAAGGTTTACCAACCGAGTTAAATTTACTCTGGTATTATCCAGATAAAACAATGGTAAATAGCCCCATACCTTTAGCAGAAGTACCAGATATTGCACCAGTTAATTATCTGTATCACCATCATTTAGAAATTAATTTACTTACCCAATCAATTCAATTTAGAGAAGCAGGAGATAATTATCAATGGCATCCTCGTGCTAGTCGCGCTCAAGCTGCTTTAAATAATTGTTTAGAGGTGGCAATACCTTGGGCAGATTTGCAAGTTCCGCCCGATTATCCCCTCCGCCTAATTTTGGCATTAGCAGATGAAGGTTGTTTTCACAGCTATTTACCAGAAAATACTTTGATTCCTATTGAAGTACCATAA
- a CDS encoding NifU family protein has protein sequence MELTTENVETVLDEMRPYLMSDGGNVELVELDGPIVKLRLQGACGSCPSSAMTLRMGIERRLKEMIPEISEIEQVI, from the coding sequence ATGGAACTGACAACTGAAAACGTTGAAACTGTATTAGATGAAATGCGCCCTTATCTGATGTCTGATGGCGGTAATGTGGAACTCGTTGAACTGGATGGCCCCATTGTGAAACTGCGGTTGCAAGGTGCTTGCGGTTCTTGTCCTAGTTCCGCAATGACTCTGAGAATGGGTATTGAACGCCGTCTCAAGGAAATGATTCCCGAAATTTCGGAAATCGAACAAGTTATCTAG
- a CDS encoding DUF3386 domain-containing protein, whose product MTVQTTAGVLFQTAYESRYTWDDNFPGYSADVQLLQGSEVYTGKIHINRDLDVEVTGVADQQIEEGIYIQLQETVTRCKPYNFQQSHHQHEFTLGQTDETDSVTVLVKGESIDSQYKIRDRKICQENRVMGRMALVINTWDYFDTGSGYIASHYDVVFCNSKTNEVNSVLKFTDTYQKFGDYYIMTNQVVEEHENVVSQVADSITEFTYSNIKLL is encoded by the coding sequence ATGACAGTTCAGACAACCGCAGGCGTTTTATTCCAAACAGCTTACGAAAGTCGTTACACTTGGGACGATAACTTTCCTGGCTACAGTGCAGATGTACAACTGCTACAGGGAAGTGAAGTTTACACTGGCAAAATTCACATTAACCGCGACTTAGACGTAGAAGTTACAGGCGTTGCAGATCAACAAATAGAAGAAGGTATCTATATCCAGTTGCAGGAAACAGTCACACGCTGCAAACCCTATAATTTCCAACAGTCTCACCATCAGCATGAGTTTACTTTGGGACAAACCGATGAAACAGACTCAGTTACAGTTCTCGTAAAAGGTGAATCTATAGATTCTCAGTATAAAATCCGCGATCGCAAAATTTGTCAAGAAAATCGAGTTATGGGTCGCATGGCTTTGGTCATTAATACTTGGGACTATTTCGATACAGGTTCTGGTTACATTGCCAGTCACTATGATGTGGTTTTTTGTAACTCCAAAACCAATGAAGTTAACAGCGTTCTCAAGTTTACAGACACCTATCAAAAATTTGGCGACTATTACATCATGACTAATCAGGTTGTAGAAGAGCATGAAAATGTTGTTAGTCAAGTTGCTGACTCTATTACTGAGTTCACATACTCTAATATCAAGCTGTTATAG
- a CDS encoding cell wall metabolism sensor histidine kinase WalK gives MTITANTQLPNLFSQNRESIPRTTNGALLTLGSELVYTQDRSGRYLTFDWQHSELLDLKTEKRIDTLNESENFTPVDKVAYLERLHRILTSLVPERVQCWFKCSQELLELELTITPMMPRLGQTATTVLVMGRLLQATAKAQEVNQASISPSQQEPALPSPSVPQASPQHQKLLNKITRNIRRTLDLDVIWQQTVDTLGKVLKLERCIICPYQLSSSKVQVIAEYHQPDLDPMLGSEIDISSEPAFTQALTTLEPMVIEMPVQISSGPQKFLLVATSYQDQANGLVALSLNDECYLLTETERELTKELADQLGTAIAHATLYKELEAARQKAEEASRLKSEFLANVSHEIRTPLNGMIGFLKLILEGMADDPEEQNQFLTEAHQLSLHLLNILNDILDIAKIEAGKMELDCAPVKLNELFSDVESFTRPQAEMRNLSLQMQMPITSDEIIVQGNYQRLLQVMLNLVGNAIKFTHEGGVTISADLVLKKSKGKLQPQALPGIVKVRVADTGIGVSLDKQDKLFQLFSQVDGSRTRHYGGTGLGLTISQKLIEAMGGEVHFYSLGEGLGSTVTFTVPLYQQPVLCSPSECEIETLN, from the coding sequence ATGACTATTACTGCAAATACCCAATTGCCGAATTTATTTTCTCAGAATCGGGAATCTATTCCCCGCACTACGAATGGCGCATTACTAACTCTCGGATCTGAGTTGGTATATACGCAAGATCGGTCTGGGCGCTATCTGACATTTGATTGGCAGCATAGCGAACTCCTAGATTTAAAGACTGAGAAAAGAATTGATACGCTCAATGAGAGTGAAAACTTTACTCCGGTGGATAAAGTTGCTTATCTGGAACGATTACACCGGATTTTAACAAGCTTAGTACCAGAAAGAGTTCAGTGCTGGTTTAAATGCAGTCAGGAGTTATTAGAGTTGGAGTTGACAATCACTCCGATGATGCCGCGATTGGGTCAAACCGCGACTACAGTTTTGGTGATGGGTAGGTTGTTGCAAGCTACAGCCAAGGCTCAAGAAGTGAATCAGGCTTCTATTTCGCCTTCACAACAAGAACCGGCTTTGCCTTCGCCTAGTGTGCCACAGGCATCGCCGCAACACCAAAAATTATTAAATAAAATCACCAGAAATATCCGCCGAACACTTGATCTAGATGTTATTTGGCAGCAAACAGTTGATACTTTAGGAAAAGTACTCAAGCTAGAGCGCTGTATTATCTGTCCTTATCAGCTTTCTAGCTCAAAAGTTCAGGTAATAGCTGAGTATCACCAACCAGATTTAGATCCTATGCTTGGCTCAGAAATAGATATATCCTCTGAGCCTGCTTTTACTCAGGCTTTAACTACTCTGGAACCAATGGTGATAGAGATGCCTGTGCAGATAAGTTCTGGTCCGCAAAAATTTTTGTTGGTTGCTACTAGTTATCAAGACCAAGCAAATGGGTTAGTTGCTCTCAGCTTAAATGATGAATGCTATCTGTTAACAGAAACAGAACGAGAATTAACTAAAGAACTGGCAGATCAACTGGGAACTGCGATCGCACACGCTACTTTATATAAAGAACTAGAAGCAGCACGGCAAAAGGCTGAAGAAGCTTCCCGCTTAAAAAGCGAATTTCTGGCTAATGTATCCCATGAAATTCGGACACCCCTGAATGGCATGATTGGCTTTTTGAAGCTGATTTTAGAAGGGATGGCAGATGATCCCGAAGAACAAAATCAGTTTTTGACAGAAGCTCACCAATTATCACTACATCTACTGAATATTCTCAATGATATTTTAGACATTGCCAAAATCGAAGCTGGCAAAATGGAGTTAGATTGCGCTCCAGTTAAGCTAAATGAGCTATTTAGTGATGTAGAAAGCTTTACGCGTCCCCAAGCTGAGATGAGAAACCTGAGCCTCCAGATGCAAATGCCTATCACCTCCGATGAAATCATCGTCCAAGGCAACTATCAAAGATTGTTACAAGTTATGCTCAATTTGGTAGGGAATGCCATTAAATTTACTCACGAAGGTGGTGTCACGATTAGTGCCGATTTAGTCCTGAAAAAAAGCAAAGGCAAACTGCAACCACAGGCATTACCTGGCATTGTCAAAGTACGAGTCGCAGATACTGGCATTGGTGTTTCCCTAGATAAGCAAGATAAACTGTTTCAATTATTTTCCCAGGTGGATGGTTCCCGCACTCGTCATTATGGTGGCACAGGTTTAGGACTAACCATATCCCAAAAGCTTATAGAGGCAATGGGGGGTGAAGTTCATTTCTACAGTTTAGGCGAAGGACTTGGCTCAACTGTCACCTTTACAGTCCCACTTTATCAACAACCAGTGCTGTGTTCCCCTAGCGAATGTGAGATAGAAACTCTAAATTGA